Below is a genomic region from Tenuifilum sp. 4138str.
TCTCCTGACAGGAGAGGGGCGAAGCAATAAGGAAACCTTATTGCAGGGCTAAAGTCTCCCCTCTCAGGGGAGATTTAAAGGGGTCATCTGGGTTGAATGTGGGATACGACCTCACACCAGCACTTTTCCCTGAGAGGGAATGGAGCGGAAGAAGCAAGCAGAGGCATAAAAGCCTGACCCGGCAATGGGTCGAGGGTGAAACGTGGCGGTGGGCCTAGTAAGCGATACCACATGAGCCACGCAACAGGCGTGGCGAATTGTATCGCGTGGCAGTTCCACCCGCGGGGAACCCATCGGGTCGGGCTTTTCAGCCTTGATTTTCTTTGGTTCTTTCTTGTATCAAGACAAGAAAGAACATGTAAATCGCTCTTAGCTATGTTTTTCTGTTGCGATGCAAAGCCTCATCCTTGTTCTTTGGAAAATGTAATGCGTGCATCGCTTAATATTTTGAATACCACAATTCCCAGGGTTAAAACCCTGGGCTAATGAGATTTGCCCTTTCAGGGCGATTTGTGTGCGTCTAAAGGCGTGTGCTAGTTTGTGAGTTCTTAAATCTTAAATCTTAAATCGAGATCCCTCGACTACGCTCGGGATGACAATGGAGTTGTAAATATTACGCCCCTACAGGGCTGGAAGCGTTGTTCGTTGTTCGTGAAGCTATTGCCATGTTGATCTAAGCGAAACGTCTCAAGGGGTCGTTTAGAGATCCTTCGCTGCGCGCAGGATGTCAGGAATGTGTATTTTTGTTAACTAAACGACATTGATTAATGAATTTGATAAATTTTCGAAATTTATTGACGAATATCTATTAAACCTAAGTGTCACGAGTTTAGAGGAATGATTCGGAATGATTCGGAATGATTCGGAATGATTCGGAATGATTCGGAATAGTCGGAATACAATAGAGTTAGAATAAGTTAAAGGAATAGTCAAAAGTGAACATTTAAACCAAAATTCTTTCAGTGAGAAATAATGTTGGTGAATCGACTTACAAAAGCCCCTTCATTCCAAAATTTCGGAATGAATAGACTTAATAAGCCGGTGAGAGTGCTTTATATCGACAATTCTTGGTTAAAAAGCCCCGCCAGGGGGCTTTTAGGGATGGGTTTTAGTTATCCTTTAGAACGTATTCATCGTATTCCAGTTCAAAACGTAGTTTATGGCGCGATTCTTCCTGTGCCAGCTGCTTGAATAGTTCCTTGTACTCAGTTTTATCAACTTTTTCAGAAAGGGCAAGGTATAGCTTAAAGGCCGCCTTTTCGCGTTTCATGGCCAGAATAAGTGCCTGCTCGTAGGTCATGTCGTCGCGCTCGGAGTCGAGCACAACGTAATCGGCAATCTTTAGGTCAACCACTTTCTCGGTTGGGAGGGTAATAACTCCCTCTTCCTTTATCTTGGCAAGTCGTGCCTTATGCATCATTTCCTCGCGGGCAAACTGTTCAAATATATGCCGCATATCGTTGTTCCGTGCTTTTGCGGCTAACCGGTTGTAAAAATCAACCGCATCCTGTTCACGGGCTATGGCAAAGTCCAAAATATCATTAATGTTGGAAAACTCTTTCATGGCTATGGGTTTTTGCGTTAATCAATTTGTTTTCAAATTCAACATCAAAGTTGTGCATCAAATAGCTGCAACCTGCATGGAATTGAAGGTGTTGCCCCTCGCTGGAGGTTTGTGTAAACTGTAGATACTTACCAGATTCTGTTTGCGGCAAAAGCGATAGTATTTCGGTTTGGATATCGTAAATATCGGTTGGGCTATTCACCCCAAACCCATTCAGCAGCTTGGTAAGTAAATCGGCAGTTGTTAACGCAACCTTAGGTTTTACACCTACCTCAAACTGTTGGATGGTATGGTTGGTGTTGGTGAACGAACCTCCACTCTCATACCAAAGCGAAGCAGGAAGGACTATATCGGCAATTTGGGCTGTTTCAGTTAAAAACGCATCGATTACCACCTTAAATCTTACTTTTTGTAAGTAATCCTTCACGGCTGCTTTATGCTTGGCAGTTCCAATTGGGTCTTCGCCTACAATGAGAATATTTGATAAACTTCCTTTTTCTAAAAGTTCTACCAGGTTGTTTTTTTTGCTCGGTAAACTTTCAACCCCCCATTTTCTCTTAAGTTTGTCGGCAAATTCCTGGTTAGTTATATCCTGTAAGCCTAATCCCCAATTGGGGTTTAAACCCATGTCCGATAGCCCATGTGAATTATTCTTAGGTTTTAAGGAAATCAAGCCGCCAGCTGTTTTGCCCAATTTGCCAGTAATCAGCATTAAGTTCATAATTTCAGCAGCGGTATTATCGGAGACCTCGGCTTCGGCAAAAATTAACAGTGCGCCATAATCGTTATTGAATTCATCGGCAAAACGCTCAATAACACTCCGTTCGCAACCAGCCTGTTCGCAAAGGTTTGCGTAATCTTCCAGAAGTAAATTTGCGCTGTAAGCGCCAAAACCTTCACAGTGGTCGCCAATAAACACCATATTTTGCTTGTTACCACTTAGTAGGTAATGGTTAGCCGCTTTAATGAAATGGTAGTATGAGTCTACCTTTATGAACTCTTTTGACCTATTGGACAGGTTCGATTCTTCCTTGGCAATTACGGTCACCGGTTTTTTCGATGCATTTACCATGTAACCAGCCACGGCGTTGTATCGGTTTATTTGAGTTGCAAATAGGTAGATATGGTTGGCTTTGCTTATATCGCCAAACATTGAACTCTGGATACTGTCAGACGTAAATCCGTTACCTGTGCCAAGGTAATGGAAACTACCAGCATTATTGGTTTTTGCGCCTGCCCGAGCAAGTTTCTGAACCAGGTATTGCTCCTCGTTGGTTAAAATTGCTCCAGCAAAAAAGGCGTTTGCATCGGGGTCAACGGATTTAAACTTTTGGTTGATAATATCGAAAGCCTCTTGGTAGCTGATTTCAACAAATTTGTTTCCCTCTTTTTTTAGTGGCTTGGTTAAACGGTTGATGCTATTGAACTCCCTGTACCCGAACTTACCGTACATGCATAGGTTTGCATCGGTATTCACTTGACCATTAGCACCTGTTACACGCATTAGGTATCCGCTCTTATGGTGGAAGGTAAGCGTACAGCCCACAGAGCAGTATCCACAAATGGTTTCGAACTTATCGGTTTTAACGGGTCCGGGCTTAAAAGGTACATTCTCAGTGATAGCTCCTGTAGGGCAAGCAGAAATACACAAACCGCACGATTCGCAAGTAGTGTCGGCAAGGTTATCGCCAAAGGCGGGTGCTACAAATGTGTCGAATCCACGCTTAACAAGCGTAAGGGCGTTAGCTCCCACTATTTCCTTGCAAACGCGGACGCACCTTGAGCAAAGTATACACTTGTTATTATCAATTTCGATGAAAGGGTGGGTGAAGTTAACATCAAACTCCTTATGGTCGCCCATAAATCGGAGTTGGTCGGCCTGATAGGTATCGGCGTGGCGTTTTAGGTCGCACTCAAAGTATTCAACACATCCACATTCTAAGCAGCGAGCAGTTTCGTGCATGGCTTGTTCATGGGTATAGCCAAGCTCAACTTCCTTGAAGTTGACACGCTGGGTTGCTTCCATTACGGGCATTTCCTCGCGCTGCTGTTTTTGGTATCGGGTTACAAAATCGTTGCTGGACAGCTTGCGGAAATTATCCTTTTTGCTAAGGAACTCCTTGCGGGGTGGAACAACTGGCTGTCCCGTAAGGTACAAGTGGCAGCTATGCGAGGCAAGTTTAGCCTGTGCTATTGCCTCGATAATGGTTGCAGGGCCGGTTACGCCATCGCCTGCAGCGAAAACCGATGGTATGCCCGTTTGGAGGGTTTGCCTATCAGCCTCAATATCGCCCCATTTGGTAACCTTCAGTTCACCATGCCGGGAGTGTTTGTTGATGTCGTCGAGGAAATCAACCTCGGTTTTTTGGCCAATGGCTGCCAGGATATAGTCGAACTCCATTTCAAACTCTGAGCCCTCAACCGGAACAGGGCGTCGACGCCCTGATGCATCGGGATCGCCAAGCTCCATGCGGATAAGAGTCATCGATTTTACCTTGCCATCGGCGGTTTTGTTTACCCTAACCGGTGCGGTTAGGAACATGTACTTTACACCTTCGAGTTTTGACTCGTGTATTTCTATTGGGTTTGCAGGCATTTCGGCCTCAGTTCGGCGATAGATAACGGTTACATCGGTGCTGCCGCATCGGATTGAGGTTCTGCAGCAGTCCATTGCTGTGTTTCCACCTCCAACAACGGCAATGCGTTTACCTTTGAAGTCGTAACGCTGGCCAGTAACCTCCATGTTGCGGAGGAAATCGATGCCGGAAAAAACTCCATCGGCATCATCGCCTTCAGCGCCAAGTAACTGTCCCCTTTGGGAGCCAATGGTTAGTATGGTTGCATCATAGTTCTCGGCTATGGTTTTGTAGCTTAAATTCTTGCCAAGGCGCTGGTTGTAAAAGATTTTTACACCAAGCTCGGTAATGGTTGACACCTCCTTGTCCAGTATATCGTTGGGTAAACGATATTCCGGTATTCCATACCGGAGCCATCCCCCTGCGTGGGGTTGGGCTTCATATATGTCGCACTGATGACCTTTCTGCTGAAGGAAGTATGCTGCCGACAGCCCCCCTGGACCAGCCCCAATAATTGCCACCTTTTTCCCTGTAGAGGGTGCAATGGTTGGTTTGTAGTGGTGCTCCGATTCCATATCGCGGTCGGCTGCAAAGCGTTTTAGGTAATCGATACCAACCCCGTTGCCCTCATCCATGTAATTCCTACGACATGCAGCCTCACAAGGGCGAACGCATACTCTACCGCAGATTGCAGGTAGGGGGTTAACCTGTTTGATTAAACCAATGGCCTCACTGTAAAGTCCTTTCTCAATCAGCGAGATATAGCCCTGAACATCAACGCCGGCCGGGCAGCGTTCGCGACAGGGCGCAACACAGTCGGCGTAGTGGTTGCTCATTATTAGGTCGAGCGCTGTCTTACGCGCCTTATAAACCCTCTCGTTGTCAGTGTTTATTTTCATTCCTTCGGCCACCCTGGTGGAGCAAGAGGGCTGGAGATTCCGTTGACCCTCAATTTCAACCACGCAAACATAGCACGACGAATAGGGCTCAAGCCTTGGGTCGTTACAAAGGGTAGGGATTTCGATGCCATGACGGCGGGCAACATCAAGAATATACTCGCCTTTACTTGCGGTTGTGTTTTTACCGTTTAGAACTATATTGACCAATTCGCTCATTTCAAATCAATTTAATGCGTTTAATCATCAACGTTTGGTTAACTCTTGGTAATAGCATCGAAACGGCAGCTGTTGTAGCAATCGCCGCATTTAATGCAAATATCCTGATTGATGTGGTGAACTTTTTTCCGTTCGCCATCAATGGCTTTAACCGGGCATTTTACGGCACAAACGGTACATCCGGTACACTTGTTGGGGTCAATCTCGTAGGTAAGTAGTTTCTTGCAGCTGTGGGCTGGGCATTTCTTGTCGCGGATGTGAGCCTCATACTCATGCCGGAAATACTTGATTGTGGTAAGTACAGGGTTAGGTGCTGTTTGACCCAAGCCGCACAGAGAACTCTCCCTTACCTGCAGGGCTAATTCCTCCAGTTTTTCAATATCGCCTTCCTGGCCTTCGCCTTCGGTGATGCGGGTGAGAATCTCCAGCATTCGTTTGGTACCAATGCGGCAGAAGGTGCACTTACCGCACGATTCCTTTTGGGTGAAATCAAGGAAGAACCTTGCCACATCAACCATGCAGGTGGTTTCGTCCATCACTACCATGCCCCCAGAACCCATGATGGCTCCGGTTGCGGTAACCTGTTCATAATCGACCTGAATGTCGATAAGATGTTCGGGAATACAACCGCCCGAGGGACCTCCAAGCTGAACGGCCTTGAACTTTTTATCGTTTTGTATGCCACCGCCAAGCTTGTAGATAATATCGCGCAGCGGTGTTCCCATGGGTACTTCAACAAGTCCGCCGTGTTTTATTTTGCCTGTTAGGGCAAATACCTTAGTTCCCTTGCTCTTTTCGGTACCATACTTGTTGTACGACTCGGCTCCGTTTGCTACAATGTAAGGTACATTGGCGTAGGTCTCCACGTTGTTTATATTCGATGGTTTTTGCCAAAGACCTTTTTCAGCAGGGAAAGGAGGACGTTTTGATGGCATACCCCTTTTCCCCTCAATGGAAGCCATAAGGGCGGTTTCCTCACCGCAAACAAAAGCTCCGGCACCCTCCTTAATGAAGATATCGAAATTGAAACCTTGGATTCCCATGATGTTTTTGCCCAGGTAGCCATGCTCACGAGCCTGAGCCAAAGCAATATTTAGCCTTTTAATGGCCAATGGATACTCAGCACGGCAGTATATTACCCCCTCGGTGGCGCCTATAGCGTATGCGCCGATTATCATCCCTTCAAGTACTGCATGGGGGTCGCCTTCGAGCAGTGAACGATCCATGAATGCGCCTGGGTCGCCCTCATCGGCGTTGCAAATGATGTACTTCTCTTCCGATTGATTGGCGTGGGCAAAGCGCCATTTCATGCCGGTTGGAAAACCTCCACCACCACGGCCACGTAGGCCTGAGTCAATAATGGTTTGAATGATTTGCTCTGGCGAAAGGGCTTCGTTTGCAATCTTTCTTAAAGCCTGATAACCACCACGTGCCTCGTATTCGTGGATATTCTCGGGGTCAATATAACCACAATTCCTTAGCGCAATCTTGACCTGGCCGTCAAAATACGATTGATCAGGGGTGGGGAATAAATCGGTTTTTACCACATACTCCTTTATGGGATTGTGCCCCAAAACGTGTTGCTGTATAATTTCAATGGCTTTGTCCTCATCAACATCGCCATAAATCATTGATCCATTTTCATCTACCACCTCAACAAGCGGTTCGCGAAAACACATGCCAATACAGCTGGTTTTTGCCAGCTCAAAGTCCAAATTATCGGCTTCCTTTAGAGCTTTTAACCTATTGTATACCTTGTTGGCTCCGGCTGCAATTCCGCAACTACCTAAGCCAACAATAACTTTTGTTTCAGCC
It encodes:
- a CDS encoding ferritin family protein, giving the protein MKEFSNINDILDFAIAREQDAVDFYNRLAAKARNNDMRHIFEQFAREEMMHKARLAKIKEEGVITLPTEKVVDLKIADYVVLDSERDDMTYEQALILAMKREKAAFKLYLALSEKVDKTEYKELFKQLAQEESRHKLRFELEYDEYVLKDN
- a CDS encoding FAD-dependent oxidoreductase, whose translation is MSELVNIVLNGKNTTASKGEYILDVARRHGIEIPTLCNDPRLEPYSSCYVCVVEIEGQRNLQPSCSTRVAEGMKINTDNERVYKARKTALDLIMSNHYADCVAPCRERCPAGVDVQGYISLIEKGLYSEAIGLIKQVNPLPAICGRVCVRPCEAACRRNYMDEGNGVGIDYLKRFAADRDMESEHHYKPTIAPSTGKKVAIIGAGPGGLSAAYFLQQKGHQCDIYEAQPHAGGWLRYGIPEYRLPNDILDKEVSTITELGVKIFYNQRLGKNLSYKTIAENYDATILTIGSQRGQLLGAEGDDADGVFSGIDFLRNMEVTGQRYDFKGKRIAVVGGGNTAMDCCRTSIRCGSTDVTVIYRRTEAEMPANPIEIHESKLEGVKYMFLTAPVRVNKTADGKVKSMTLIRMELGDPDASGRRRPVPVEGSEFEMEFDYILAAIGQKTEVDFLDDINKHSRHGELKVTKWGDIEADRQTLQTGIPSVFAAGDGVTGPATIIEAIAQAKLASHSCHLYLTGQPVVPPRKEFLSKKDNFRKLSSNDFVTRYQKQQREEMPVMEATQRVNFKEVELGYTHEQAMHETARCLECGCVEYFECDLKRHADTYQADQLRFMGDHKEFDVNFTHPFIEIDNNKCILCSRCVRVCKEIVGANALTLVKRGFDTFVAPAFGDNLADTTCESCGLCISACPTGAITENVPFKPGPVKTDKFETICGYCSVGCTLTFHHKSGYLMRVTGANGQVNTDANLCMYGKFGYREFNSINRLTKPLKKEGNKFVEISYQEAFDIINQKFKSVDPDANAFFAGAILTNEEQYLVQKLARAGAKTNNAGSFHYLGTGNGFTSDSIQSSMFGDISKANHIYLFATQINRYNAVAGYMVNASKKPVTVIAKEESNLSNRSKEFIKVDSYYHFIKAANHYLLSGNKQNMVFIGDHCEGFGAYSANLLLEDYANLCEQAGCERSVIERFADEFNNDYGALLIFAEAEVSDNTAAEIMNLMLITGKLGKTAGGLISLKPKNNSHGLSDMGLNPNWGLGLQDITNQEFADKLKRKWGVESLPSKKNNLVELLEKGSLSNILIVGEDPIGTAKHKAAVKDYLQKVRFKVVIDAFLTETAQIADIVLPASLWYESGGSFTNTNHTIQQFEVGVKPKVALTTADLLTKLLNGFGVNSPTDIYDIQTEILSLLPQTESGKYLQFTQTSSEGQHLQFHAGCSYLMHNFDVEFENKLINAKTHSHERVFQH
- a CDS encoding NADH-ubiquinone oxidoreductase-F iron-sulfur binding region domain-containing protein, translated to MAETKVIVGLGSCGIAAGANKVYNRLKALKEADNLDFELAKTSCIGMCFREPLVEVVDENGSMIYGDVDEDKAIEIIQQHVLGHNPIKEYVVKTDLFPTPDQSYFDGQVKIALRNCGYIDPENIHEYEARGGYQALRKIANEALSPEQIIQTIIDSGLRGRGGGGFPTGMKWRFAHANQSEEKYIICNADEGDPGAFMDRSLLEGDPHAVLEGMIIGAYAIGATEGVIYCRAEYPLAIKRLNIALAQAREHGYLGKNIMGIQGFNFDIFIKEGAGAFVCGEETALMASIEGKRGMPSKRPPFPAEKGLWQKPSNINNVETYANVPYIVANGAESYNKYGTEKSKGTKVFALTGKIKHGGLVEVPMGTPLRDIIYKLGGGIQNDKKFKAVQLGGPSGGCIPEHLIDIQVDYEQVTATGAIMGSGGMVVMDETTCMVDVARFFLDFTQKESCGKCTFCRIGTKRMLEILTRITEGEGQEGDIEKLEELALQVRESSLCGLGQTAPNPVLTTIKYFRHEYEAHIRDKKCPAHSCKKLLTYEIDPNKCTGCTVCAVKCPVKAIDGERKKVHHINQDICIKCGDCYNSCRFDAITKS